A single Patescibacteria group bacterium DNA region contains:
- a CDS encoding type Z 30S ribosomal protein S14 gives MARKALEEKQRKEKKYDTRDYTRCKLCGRSRGYMRDFGMCRICFRELALKGELPGVKKASW, from the coding sequence ATGGCGAGAAAAGCATTAGAAGAAAAGCAAAGAAAAGAGAAAAAGTATGATACGCGTGATTATACGCGTTGTAAGCTTTGTGGTCGATCGCGTGGTTACATGAGAGATTTTGGCATGTGTCGAATTTGTTTTAGAGAGCTGGCTTTAAAAGGAGAATTGCCTGGCGTAAAAAAAGCCAGTTGGTAA
- the rplB gene encoding 50S ribosomal protein L2, translating into MKKYKPTSPGRRHRVDIDKSKLSKKGPEKKLSSGVKEKAGRSGGKISVRHKGSRVKRKFRNIDFKRKKRSIPGEVVSLEYDPNRSAHIALIKYADGEKNYIIAPHGLEVGEKIVAGEDVEVKRGNAMPLANVPLGEEVHNVELHPGGGGQMVRSAGTSARVIAKPGKYVHLKMPSGEVRKVLSSCYATVGGVSNPDWENKNWGKAGRKRHLGIRPTVRGSAMAPDAHPHGGGEGRTGEGMPSPKTPWGKKTRGKKTRKRKHTDKYIVKDRREKK; encoded by the coding sequence ATGAAAAAGTATAAACCGACATCCCCGGGGCGACGGCACCGTGTGGATATAGATAAAAGTAAATTATCTAAAAAAGGACCGGAAAAGAAGCTTTCTTCTGGTGTTAAAGAGAAGGCTGGTCGTTCAGGTGGTAAAATTTCTGTTCGCCACAAAGGGAGTCGGGTAAAAAGGAAATTTAGGAATATTGATTTTAAAAGGAAGAAAAGAAGTATTCCCGGTGAGGTAGTTTCTTTGGAATATGATCCTAATCGGAGTGCGCATATTGCACTAATAAAATACGCGGATGGTGAAAAAAATTATATAATTGCACCTCATGGCTTAGAAGTCGGAGAAAAAATTGTGGCAGGGGAAGATGTGGAGGTTAAAAGGGGTAATGCTATGCCTCTAGCTAATGTTCCTTTAGGAGAAGAGGTACACAATGTGGAGCTCCATCCTGGCGGTGGGGGGCAAATGGTTAGATCTGCTGGTACCAGTGCTCGGGTTATTGCCAAACCTGGTAAATATGTGCACTTGAAAATGCCTTCTGGTGAGGTCCGAAAGGTTTTGTCTTCTTGTTATGCTACCGTAGGTGGTGTGTCCAATCCTGATTGGGAAAATAAGAATTGGGGTAAGGCTGGTCGTAAGCGCCACTTAGGTATTAGACCAACGGTAAGGGGTTCGGCTATGGCTCCGGATGCTCACCCTCATGGTGGTGGAGAAGGAAGGACTGGGGAAGGGATGCCTTCTCCTAAGACTCCTTGGGGAAAGAAAACTCGTGGTAAGAAAACCCGAAAACGAAAACATACGGATAAGTACATAGTAAAAGATAGGCGGGAGAAGAAATAA
- the rplV gene encoding 50S ribosomal protein L22, translating into MVVYARSKSLPISPQKMNLVLDLIRGKDIAEARKILTFSTKKAAGLAKKALNSAVADAKHNEGLREDELKIVEARADKAPTLKRIRPRARGRADRILKRRTHLTIGVGTEEG; encoded by the coding sequence ATGGTTGTTTATGCTCGAAGCAAAAGTTTACCAATATCTCCGCAGAAGATGAACTTGGTTTTGGATTTAATTCGGGGAAAAGATATTGCAGAAGCAAGGAAGATACTTACTTTTTCTACAAAGAAGGCAGCCGGTCTTGCTAAGAAGGCTTTGAATTCAGCTGTAGCAGATGCTAAGCACAATGAGGGTTTAAGAGAAGATGAGCTAAAAATAGTGGAAGCCCGAGCAGATAAGGCTCCTACTTTGAAGCGGATCCGGCCTAGAGCTAGGGGGCGTGCTGATAGAATTTTAAAAAGACGTACACATCTTACCATTGGTGTAGGGACGGAAGAAGGATAA
- the rpsC gene encoding 30S ribosomal protein S3, whose amino-acid sequence MGQKTHPIGFRLGTTSDWKSQWFEEDPEAYAEKVLEDRKIREFIRENVGRAGVSEIRIERSLDDIKVTIKVARPGMVIGRGGSRIELLRDGLEDICSKKPEISVEEVKTPALSARLIAENIARQIERRRSPIGVMNSQASKAIYKGAKGIKIQVRGRLYGSQYARKAEVTEGSVPLQTIRASIDYAFDEARTKYGKIGVKVWVYLGEEEI is encoded by the coding sequence ATGGGTCAAAAAACACATCCGATTGGATTTAGATTAGGGACAACTTCAGATTGGAAATCACAGTGGTTCGAGGAAGATCCAGAAGCCTATGCGGAAAAAGTTTTGGAAGATAGGAAGATTAGAGAGTTTATTCGGGAGAATGTTGGTAGGGCTGGTGTTAGCGAGATACGAATTGAACGATCTCTGGATGATATTAAAGTAACTATTAAGGTTGCTCGACCAGGTATGGTAATTGGGCGTGGTGGTTCTAGAATTGAACTTTTGCGCGACGGTTTAGAAGATATTTGTAGTAAAAAACCAGAGATCTCGGTTGAGGAGGTCAAGACTCCCGCACTTTCTGCTAGGTTAATTGCTGAAAATATAGCTCGGCAAATTGAACGACGCCGCTCCCCCATTGGAGTTATGAACTCGCAAGCTAGCAAAGCAATTTATAAAGGGGCAAAGGGAATAAAGATTCAAGTACGAGGGCGGTTATATGGTAGCCAGTATGCGCGGAAAGCAGAGGTTACTGAAGGTTCAGTTCCTTTGCAAACAATTCGTGCAAGTATTGATTATGCTTTTGATGAAGCAAGAACTAAGTATGGGAAAATCGGGGTTAAAGTTTGGGTTTATTTGGGAGAAGAGGAAATATAA
- the rplD gene encoding 50S ribosomal protein L4, with protein sequence MKVSIFNTKGEELKTLATLAPEIFEVEPKEELLARYVRTYQHNQRQGTVKTKNRKDVSGGGRKPWPQKGTGRARHGSIRSPLWVGGGTVFGPQPRDWGLKLPKKMRRKALFMALSDKVQEDGVVVLNKLTLSKISTKEINRIIENVLGEKLEIVGKILIVLPGSGEEENVYLSARNIPNVQCVPVQSLNAYLVLEADKIIFTKNSLSLLEDIFFAKG encoded by the coding sequence ATGAAAGTAAGTATTTTTAATACAAAAGGAGAAGAATTAAAGACTCTAGCAACACTTGCACCAGAGATTTTTGAGGTAGAGCCAAAAGAAGAGCTTCTAGCTCGGTACGTTCGGACCTATCAACATAACCAAAGGCAAGGTACTGTTAAAACAAAGAATCGGAAGGATGTTTCTGGTGGTGGTCGCAAACCGTGGCCGCAAAAAGGTACTGGGCGAGCGCGCCATGGGTCAATTCGTTCACCGCTTTGGGTTGGTGGTGGTACTGTGTTTGGTCCGCAACCGCGGGATTGGGGGTTGAAGCTTCCAAAGAAAATGCGAAGAAAAGCTTTATTTATGGCATTGTCTGATAAAGTGCAGGAAGATGGCGTTGTTGTTTTGAACAAGTTAACACTATCAAAAATAAGCACAAAGGAAATAAATAGGATTATTGAGAATGTTTTGGGGGAAAAGCTGGAAATTGTCGGTAAAATCTTGATAGTTTTACCTGGTAGTGGTGAAGAAGAAAATGTTTATCTTTCGGCGCGGAATATTCCCAATGTGCAGTGTGTTCCTGTTCAGAGTTTAAACGCGTACCTGGTATTGGAAGCAGATAAGATAATTTTTACTAAGAACAGCTTGTCTTTGCTGGAGGATATATTTTTTGCTAAGGGTTAA
- the rplE gene encoding 50S ribosomal protein L5 produces the protein MNLEERFEKEIVPELQENLDISNILAVPRPKKVVVNMGIGEAKDDKDLLEEARRELAQITGQVPNVRRAKHSEAGWGITKGDPIGLAVTLRGTRMWSFLDKIVKAALPRVRDFQGVKKTAFDGHGNYSLGFKDHTIFPEMDADEVDRSKGLQVTIVTSTESDQEGYALLSALGFPFIEEES, from the coding sequence ATGAATCTTGAAGAGCGATTTGAAAAAGAAATAGTCCCAGAGCTGCAGGAGAATTTGGATATATCTAATATTTTGGCTGTGCCGCGCCCCAAGAAAGTTGTGGTTAATATGGGTATTGGTGAGGCGAAAGATGATAAAGATTTGTTAGAGGAGGCAAGGCGGGAATTAGCTCAGATAACGGGGCAAGTTCCAAATGTTCGGCGTGCCAAGCATTCGGAAGCAGGTTGGGGTATTACTAAAGGTGATCCAATTGGGTTAGCTGTTACCTTACGTGGTACTCGAATGTGGTCTTTCTTGGACAAAATTGTGAAAGCAGCCTTGCCGCGAGTTAGGGATTTCCAAGGAGTGAAAAAAACTGCTTTTGATGGGCACGGTAATTATTCGTTAGGTTTTAAGGACCATACTATCTTTCCAGAAATGGATGCGGATGAAGTGGATAGGTCCAAAGGGTTACAAGTAACAATTGTTACCAGTACTGAAAGTGACCAAGAGGGTTATGCATTATTGAGCGCCCTAGGATTCCCATTTATAGAAGAGGAATCTTAA
- the rpsS gene encoding 30S ribosomal protein S19 encodes MSRSTKKGPYVDPRLLEKVKKAKKTSSQEPIKTWARGSNISPEMVGVTIAVHNGREHVPVFITEAMVGHKLGEFVPTRTFRKHGKKGVKSTLSEGRV; translated from the coding sequence ATGTCTAGATCAACAAAAAAAGGTCCTTATGTGGACCCGAGACTATTGGAAAAAGTTAAAAAAGCAAAAAAGACTAGCTCTCAGGAGCCGATAAAAACATGGGCGCGAGGTAGTAATATAAGCCCAGAAATGGTGGGTGTAACTATAGCTGTTCATAATGGGCGGGAGCATGTGCCTGTTTTTATTACTGAGGCTATGGTGGGCCACAAATTAGGTGAGTTTGTGCCAACTCGTACTTTCCGTAAGCACGGGAAGAAGGGTGTCAAATCAACCCTTTCCGAAGGCCGTGTTTAA
- the rpmC gene encoding 50S ribosomal protein L29, translating to MTKAQELRQESKESLEKKLKDLQKELMNLQMEHRTDGLVDTTVLSKKRREIAKIKTVLREKEVLAQIE from the coding sequence ATGACGAAGGCGCAAGAATTACGACAAGAAAGTAAAGAAAGTTTGGAAAAGAAATTAAAGGATTTGCAAAAAGAGTTAATGAATTTACAGATGGAGCACCGAACTGATGGGTTGGTGGATACTACCGTTTTAAGTAAAAAGAGAAGGGAAATAGCAAAGATAAAAACAGTGTTACGAGAAAAAGAGGTTTTAGCTCAGATTGAGTAA
- the rpsJ gene encoding 30S ribosomal protein S10 — protein MVKGNKIRVRLKAYDHRVIDQSAEKIVDVAIRTGARVSGPVPLPTEIERWTVCASPHVDKRSMEQFERRTHKRLVDILEPTPKTLDELSHLNLPAGVGIEIEG, from the coding sequence ATGGTTAAAGGTAATAAAATTAGAGTACGCTTAAAAGCTTATGATCATCGAGTAATTGATCAATCAGCAGAGAAGATTGTGGATGTGGCAATAAGGACGGGAGCAAGAGTTTCGGGGCCAGTACCCCTGCCAACTGAGATTGAGCGTTGGACAGTTTGTGCTAGTCCTCATGTTGATAAGCGCTCGATGGAACAGTTTGAGCGGCGCACGCACAAGAGACTAGTTGATATTTTGGAGCCGACTCCAAAAACTTTAGATGAGCTTTCTCATCTCAACCTTCCTGCGGGTGTGGGAATTGAGATTGAAGGCTAG
- a CDS encoding 30S ribosomal protein S5, translating into MEERNQKEQKEFEEKVLEIRRVSKKTEGGNRFRFTALVVVGDRKGRVGMALGKAPGVRPAIDKATSKAKKNLQKVVLENGTIPFEIRVKEGAADILLRPAPAGTGISLGGAARTIAELAGIQDITGKILGTRNKYSNALAMFKALERIRELSRKYETK; encoded by the coding sequence ATGGAAGAAAGAAATCAGAAGGAACAAAAAGAGTTTGAAGAAAAAGTGCTTGAGATTCGACGTGTTTCTAAAAAGACAGAGGGAGGTAACCGTTTTAGGTTTACAGCCTTGGTAGTAGTTGGAGATCGTAAAGGTAGGGTAGGAATGGCTTTGGGGAAGGCTCCGGGGGTAAGACCAGCTATAGACAAAGCTACTTCTAAGGCAAAAAAGAATCTGCAAAAAGTTGTTTTGGAGAATGGTACTATCCCCTTTGAGATTAGGGTAAAGGAGGGCGCTGCTGATATTTTGCTTCGCCCCGCACCGGCAGGAACTGGAATCTCGTTGGGAGGTGCAGCACGGACAATTGCGGAGTTAGCTGGAATTCAAGATATTACTGGAAAGATTTTAGGTACTAGGAATAAATATTCTAATGCTCTAGCAATGTTTAAAGCTTTAGAGAGGATTAGAGAACTCTCTCGTAAATATGAAACTAAATAA
- the rplN gene encoding 50S ribosomal protein L14: protein MLQPGSILKVADNSGAKELKVITIIGSKNWAEVGDVVSGSVQGVTSGESEVSDHEVVRAVVVRTKKEKRRKDGSYIRFDDNACVILDKRGLLLGTRVLGPVAREVRKSGFVDVASKAPEVI, encoded by the coding sequence ATGTTGCAGCCAGGATCTATTCTAAAAGTAGCTGACAATTCCGGAGCAAAGGAGCTAAAGGTTATTACTATTATTGGTTCCAAAAACTGGGCAGAGGTTGGGGATGTGGTGTCGGGTTCTGTTCAAGGTGTGACTTCGGGCGAAAGCGAGGTTTCGGACCACGAGGTAGTGAGAGCAGTTGTGGTTCGTACTAAGAAGGAGAAAAGGCGTAAGGACGGTTCTTATATTCGTTTTGATGACAATGCTTGTGTTATCTTGGACAAGCGGGGCCTCCTCTTGGGAACACGGGTTCTTGGTCCGGTTGCTCGTGAAGTTCGAAAATCCGGCTTTGTAGATGTTGCATCCAAAGCGCCGGAAGTTATTTGA
- a CDS encoding YbaB/EbfC family nucleoid-associated protein produces MILDKAKRLYNLKKKADKMKKKMRKIEVDTQVGNVRVVMRGDQSVKLIEIDGKRVENVEKALNKASNRIQKKVAKQMQGQMGDLGIPGL; encoded by the coding sequence TTGATACTAGATAAAGCTAAAAGACTCTATAATTTAAAAAAGAAAGCAGATAAGATGAAGAAGAAGATGCGCAAGATTGAAGTGGATACCCAAGTTGGCAATGTACGGGTTGTGATGCGGGGTGACCAGAGTGTGAAATTAATAGAAATAGATGGTAAAAGAGTAGAAAATGTGGAAAAGGCCCTAAACAAAGCATCGAACAGGATTCAGAAAAAGGTAGCAAAGCAAATGCAGGGGCAAATGGGGGATTTGGGAATACCGGGATTGTGA
- the rpsQ gene encoding 30S ribosomal protein S17, which translates to MPKKTLEGKVISDKMDKTVVVEVMRTYHHPRYKKRVEKHKKYKAHDSLGAKVGDVVQIEECRPLSKDKHFKVIRILADS; encoded by the coding sequence ATGCCAAAGAAAACTCTAGAAGGAAAAGTTATTTCTGACAAAATGGATAAAACTGTGGTGGTTGAAGTTATGCGGACATACCACCACCCGCGCTATAAGAAGCGCGTTGAGAAACACAAGAAGTATAAGGCTCATGATTCGTTGGGAGCTAAAGTGGGAGATGTTGTGCAAATAGAGGAATGTCGTCCTCTTAGTAAGGATAAACACTTTAAGGTGATTAGGATACTCGCGGATTCTTAA
- the rplX gene encoding 50S ribosomal protein L24, with protein MKIHSGDKVKIISGKDRSKTGTVEKAYPKKGKVLVPGIHVVKKHVPPTEDKPEGGYIEKSLPIDVSNVMLICSNCGEPTRVGFSFEGGRKLRKCKKCGSMLS; from the coding sequence ATGAAAATACATTCTGGTGATAAGGTAAAAATAATTTCTGGTAAAGACCGTAGTAAGACTGGTACTGTAGAAAAGGCTTACCCGAAAAAGGGTAAGGTTTTGGTGCCAGGAATACATGTAGTTAAAAAACATGTACCACCTACTGAAGATAAACCTGAGGGTGGTTACATTGAAAAGTCATTGCCAATTGATGTTTCCAACGTTATGTTAATTTGTTCCAATTGTGGAGAACCCACAAGAGTTGGATTCTCTTTTGAGGGAGGTCGAAAGTTACGTAAGTGTAAAAAGTGCGGTTCCATGTTGAGTTGA
- the rplW gene encoding 50S ribosomal protein L23, translated as MKKYREILKKPIVTEKTLRLARENNDYTFEVALKASKGAIKEAVEEMFNVEVEDVRTLKRAAKNKRVWGTWRYTRKGPWKKAVVKLAEGDEIEGFGIE; from the coding sequence ATGAAAAAGTACCGAGAGATTTTGAAAAAACCTATTGTAACTGAGAAGACTTTGCGGTTGGCGCGTGAAAATAATGACTATACTTTTGAGGTTGCATTAAAAGCTTCCAAGGGAGCTATTAAAGAAGCTGTTGAGGAAATGTTTAATGTTGAGGTAGAGGATGTTCGAACTTTGAAAAGAGCTGCTAAGAATAAAAGGGTTTGGGGAACGTGGAGATACACGCGAAAAGGTCCGTGGAAAAAAGCAGTTGTCAAATTGGCAGAAGGTGACGAAATCGAAGGTTTTGGGATTGAATAG
- the rplF gene encoding 50S ribosomal protein L6 — MSRIGIQPIQIPEKVSVEIKHNQVLVSGPKGTVVVPFRPEVGVELEGDQLVVRRKSSSRFARALHGTVRATLANAVEGVQELHEKNLVLKGLGYRARKQKDQLVLDVGFSHPVSFNIPQDLQVTVEGRSEISIKGADKAEVGKFASEVRSARPPEPYQGEGIRYKGEKIRRKPGKAAKMGEGFGA, encoded by the coding sequence ATGTCTAGAATAGGTATACAGCCAATACAAATTCCAGAAAAAGTAAGTGTAGAGATTAAACACAATCAGGTGTTAGTTTCTGGTCCAAAAGGGACTGTTGTTGTTCCTTTTCGGCCTGAAGTTGGGGTGGAGTTGGAGGGGGATCAGCTGGTTGTAAGGAGAAAATCCTCCTCTCGGTTTGCGCGGGCTTTGCATGGTACTGTGAGAGCTACTCTTGCCAATGCAGTGGAGGGTGTTCAGGAGTTGCACGAGAAAAACCTTGTTTTAAAGGGTTTGGGTTATCGGGCAAGAAAACAAAAGGATCAGCTTGTTCTAGATGTTGGTTTTTCTCATCCTGTTAGTTTTAATATTCCCCAAGATCTGCAAGTGACGGTAGAGGGAAGGAGCGAGATTTCGATAAAGGGGGCTGATAAAGCTGAGGTGGGAAAATTTGCTTCGGAAGTTCGTAGTGCTCGACCCCCAGAACCTTACCAGGGTGAGGGAATACGTTACAAAGGCGAGAAAATTAGAAGAAAGCCAGGTAAGGCTGCTAAGATGGGGGAGGGTTTTGGTGCGTAA
- a CDS encoding uL15 family ribosomal protein, translating into MKLNKLPKIKKGKKKRVGRGYGSGKGGHTTGRGQKGQKARSGGTAKKPRDYGKEKGFEPPTRKEPAILNVSSLNVFSDGADVNPDTLVEVGLLERIPKDGVKVLGKGVLEKSLSVEGMEVSKKAKEKIEAAGGAVKN; encoded by the coding sequence ATGAAACTAAATAAGTTACCAAAAATTAAAAAAGGGAAGAAAAAGCGGGTGGGACGTGGGTATGGTAGTGGTAAGGGAGGTCATACTACGGGCCGCGGTCAAAAGGGTCAGAAGGCGCGATCGGGGGGGACAGCAAAGAAGCCACGAGACTATGGTAAGGAAAAGGGTTTTGAACCACCAACCAGGAAAGAACCTGCAATTTTAAACGTTTCTAGCTTAAATGTGTTTTCAGATGGTGCAGATGTAAATCCCGATACTTTGGTGGAGGTTGGTTTACTGGAGAGAATTCCAAAAGACGGTGTTAAAGTTTTAGGTAAAGGTGTTTTGGAAAAGAGTTTATCTGTTGAAGGTATGGAGGTGTCAAAAAAGGCAAAAGAAAAAATAGAGGCGGCAGGAGGTGCAGTTAAAAATTGA
- the secY gene encoding preprotein translocase subunit SecY, giving the protein MLEKISTVFKIKDLRRKILFTLFILVVFRLAASIPVPGVDRAALQQLFQASELLGLLDMFSGGTMQQFSIVTLGLNPFINASIIMQLLTVVFPKLEELSKEGDYGRAKIEQYTRFLTVPLALVQGFGMYSLFRRQGVLPAVSIFALILLIVTLVCGTMFLVWLGGLISEYGLGNGTSVVILAGILSRVPLNVVQITSTLRGTDAFAFLAYLAFILASFALVVVVSEGTRRVRVEYARRSRGNTSTGVQNYIPLRVNQAGMIPIVFAVSLTLIPSLIGQYIGDTSLPLLGSVLGTLTNIFNPDSPVYNLLLFSLVVAFTYFYTAVTFDPAKIADDIKKRGGFIPGIRPGKATESYLEWVLVRITLVGGVFLGLMAILPSLLRALTGISGTIIQGSGLLIVVSVVLDILKKAEARMVMSDYDGFLD; this is encoded by the coding sequence ATGCTAGAGAAAATAAGTACAGTATTTAAAATAAAGGACCTTCGTCGAAAAATTCTTTTTACCCTTTTTATCCTTGTTGTTTTCAGATTGGCAGCTAGTATCCCAGTGCCTGGTGTAGATAGAGCAGCTTTACAACAACTTTTTCAAGCTAGTGAGTTGTTGGGTCTTTTGGATATGTTTTCTGGGGGAACGATGCAGCAGTTTTCTATTGTAACCTTAGGTCTGAACCCATTTATAAATGCTTCTATTATTATGCAGTTGCTTACCGTGGTTTTTCCCAAACTGGAAGAACTTTCCAAAGAAGGAGATTACGGAAGAGCAAAAATTGAGCAATACACAAGATTTTTAACTGTGCCCCTAGCGCTTGTCCAGGGATTTGGAATGTATAGTTTGTTTAGACGGCAGGGCGTGTTACCCGCAGTTTCGATCTTTGCTTTGATTTTGTTAATTGTAACATTGGTTTGTGGCACAATGTTTTTAGTTTGGTTAGGGGGTTTGATTTCAGAATATGGACTTGGAAACGGCACTTCCGTAGTTATCTTGGCTGGTATTTTGAGCCGAGTACCTTTGAATGTAGTTCAGATCACCTCTACTTTGCGAGGAACTGATGCCTTTGCTTTTCTTGCGTACTTGGCATTTATTTTGGCGAGTTTTGCTTTGGTGGTTGTGGTTAGTGAAGGAACCAGGCGGGTGCGAGTGGAATATGCGCGAAGGTCGCGGGGCAATACTTCGACAGGGGTGCAAAATTATATCCCATTAAGAGTTAACCAAGCAGGCATGATTCCTATTGTGTTTGCAGTTTCCCTGACTCTAATTCCCTCACTGATTGGTCAGTATATAGGGGATACTTCCCTTCCCTTGCTTGGCTCTGTCTTGGGTACTTTAACAAATATTTTCAATCCTGATTCTCCAGTCTATAACTTGCTTCTTTTTTCTTTAGTGGTTGCATTTACGTATTTTTATACTGCTGTTACTTTTGACCCAGCAAAGATTGCTGATGATATAAAGAAGCGCGGCGGTTTTATTCCTGGCATTAGACCAGGTAAAGCCACAGAAAGTTACTTGGAATGGGTATTAGTTAGAATAACATTGGTGGGAGGTGTTTTCTTAGGCTTAATGGCAATATTGCCAAGTCTTCTACGCGCGCTTACTGGTATATCAGGTACTATTATTCAAGGTTCTGGATTGCTAATTGTTGTTTCTGTAGTATTAGATATTTTGAAAAAGGCTGAGGCGCGAATGGTAATGAGTGATTATGACGGCTTTTTAGATTAA
- the rpsH gene encoding 30S ribosomal protein S8: MDTIANMLTKIKNVQAVRKPKVEIPYSQNREAIASVLEEYGYLSKVRVYKPKGKRFKMLSLDLKYLDGDPFISKVRKISKPGQRIYSSAEDLPLALGGKGLVIVSTSQGVMSAKEAKKRNLGGEIICEVW, from the coding sequence ATGGATACTATTGCGAATATGTTAACAAAAATAAAAAATGTGCAAGCAGTAAGGAAGCCAAAGGTAGAGATTCCTTATTCCCAAAATCGAGAAGCAATAGCTAGCGTTCTGGAAGAGTATGGGTATCTTTCTAAAGTTCGAGTTTATAAGCCGAAGGGGAAAAGGTTTAAAATGCTTTCGCTGGATCTGAAGTATCTTGATGGGGATCCATTTATTTCTAAGGTGAGAAAGATTTCTAAGCCTGGGCAGAGAATATATTCCTCGGCGGAAGATTTACCGCTGGCTTTGGGCGGCAAAGGTTTAGTAATAGTATCTACTTCTCAGGGAGTTATGAGCGCGAAAGAGGCTAAGAAACGGAACCTTGGTGGGGAGATTATTTGTGAAGTGTGGTAG
- the rplC gene encoding 50S ribosomal protein L3, whose product MEVKAKKLNMSRIFTKGGAPQPVTLVKVDDLEDFEVGDLVVVSGKTKGKGFAGVIKRWGFKGGPRTHGQSDRERAPGSIGGTTDPGRVWPGKKMPGRMGGNNITVKGLEILEIDEENNILKIKGSIPGPRGNEVTITKKER is encoded by the coding sequence ATGGAAGTAAAAGCAAAGAAACTAAACATGAGTAGAATTTTTACTAAGGGAGGTGCTCCCCAGCCAGTTACTCTTGTCAAGGTTGATGATCTTGAAGATTTTGAAGTGGGTGACTTAGTTGTCGTTTCGGGAAAGACTAAAGGTAAGGGGTTTGCTGGTGTTATAAAGCGGTGGGGGTTTAAAGGTGGTCCGCGAACACACGGCCAGTCAGATCGAGAGCGTGCTCCAGGTTCTATTGGTGGTACTACTGACCCAGGTCGAGTATGGCCCGGGAAAAAAATGCCAGGGAGGATGGGAGGAAATAATATAACTGTGAAGGGATTGGAGATATTAGAAATTGACGAGGAAAATAATATTTTAAAGATAAAAGGCTCGATTCCTGGACCTCGGGGTAATGAGGTTACTATTACAAAAAAAGAAAGGTAG
- the rplP gene encoding 50S ribosomal protein L16, whose amino-acid sequence MLYPKKKKYRREFRGTLKGVAQRGTTLAFGDYGLKALGNGWITMRQIEAARRAIVHSTKRSGKMWIRIFPDKPVTARPAGMRMGRGKGPVDHYVAPVKAGRILFELGGLDEGAAREALRRAANKLPTKTEIVTQEDFVV is encoded by the coding sequence ATGTTGTATCCAAAAAAGAAGAAATATAGAAGAGAATTTAGAGGAACTCTTAAAGGTGTTGCTCAACGAGGGACAACACTGGCTTTTGGTGATTATGGTTTAAAAGCCTTGGGTAATGGTTGGATAACTATGCGCCAAATAGAAGCAGCACGGAGGGCTATAGTTCATTCTACCAAGAGAAGTGGGAAAATGTGGATAAGGATTTTTCCAGATAAGCCTGTTACAGCTAGACCTGCGGGAATGAGAATGGGTCGGGGTAAGGGTCCTGTTGACCATTATGTGGCGCCAGTTAAGGCTGGAAGAATTCTGTTTGAGTTGGGAGGATTAGATGAGGGTGCTGCTCGAGAAGCTTTGCGGCGTGCTGCTAACAAGCTTCCAACTAAGACAGAAATAGTTACTCAAGAGGATTTTGTAGTTTAA
- the rplR gene encoding 50S ribosomal protein L18, translated as MIVKHYKDKKERRRQRIRGKIQGTSQKPRLSVFKSNKHIYAQLIDDTVGETLVSASDNDLEVSGKNKEVARKVGQELAKKAKKKGIEEAAFDRSGYPFHGRVRAVAEGAREGGLKF; from the coding sequence ATGATAGTTAAGCATTATAAGGACAAAAAAGAAAGACGGAGGCAGCGAATTCGGGGCAAGATTCAGGGAACATCCCAGAAGCCGCGCCTTTCAGTTTTTAAGTCAAATAAGCATATTTATGCTCAGTTGATAGACGATACTGTTGGTGAAACTCTTGTATCGGCATCGGATAATGATTTGGAAGTAAGTGGGAAAAATAAGGAAGTTGCTCGAAAAGTTGGTCAGGAGTTGGCGAAAAAAGCAAAGAAGAAGGGGATTGAGGAGGCTGCCTTTGATCGTAGTGGTTATCCTTTCCATGGTCGGGTAAGGGCTGTGGCAGAGGGAGCCCGGGAAGGAGGTTTAAAGTTCTAA